TAAGTGGTGTTTCAGGCCAATAAGGGGTGGTAGGGGCATTTCCAGGCGGAGGAACGTCAGGACAGCTGGGGGGAGTGGGGGGGCAGGCTGGCACCATCACTCTGGACCCCAAGTCACTTGGGCaggtggcttcctggaggaagcaaCACTGGTCCACCAGGCAGCTGAGGGCCAGGTGGTGGATGGAGAGGCCCTGTGGGTTGTGGGCCAGGGTGGCCTGCCCCCCATGGCCCAGGGCTGGGGTCTCTCCTGAGCTACCCATGGATGGAGTTTACCCTGGGATGGAGCCACATCCCAGAAGCCTCAGGAGGGCAGCCAGGGTCCCTGCGTGAGTTTCCTTCTGGCTGTGGGCCTGCTGCCCGTCGAGGGGAGGGCGGCGCCTGCCTCCAAGACTTCATGTTTCACATATGTTTCCCCATGTTCCGTGCAGCTTGCTGGCGGGCACCGTCTTTTCCTTTAAAGAAGCAGCTACACTCCTGTCTGCAGGCTGCCTTGGGGCGGTGCTGGGGCTGGGCGGCAGCCGCTTGCTGGCTCACAGCCAGGAAGCCCCAGGATCCGTCTCCCAAAGAGTCCCTGCCTCATTCCCCGCTGTGGCCTTGGGGATGGTGCTTCGGTGACAGAATGAAGTCACAGCAATGACTCTTTCGGTGGCTGTGTTGCATGAAACTTGCCAGAAAAGTCCCATGGGTCATAGTCCACGCAGGGTGGGGGAGGCCACATAGGCCACCTCCGTGTGGGGGCTTCGGCTGGGTCTGTGCTGTGCCCAGGTTGTGGTCAAATCTAATGGTGGTTGCCACCCGGCTTTCTCCAATCCCTCACGGCCCCGAGCCACACAGCGAAGCTTGGGACTCATCGTCAGGGGCCTGTTCTGGGAGGTGGACGTCAGTGCCGGAGAGAACTCGAATCACAGCCCCGCGCCCTGCTGTTCCCACCCTCCTGACGGTGTCTTCCGTTCCCTCCCCACAGTCAAGGAGAAGCTGCGCCTTGATCCTGACAGCGAGATCGCCACCACCGGTGTGCGGGTGTCCCTCATCTGTCCGGTGAGTCGGGGCGCGGTCCCCTCCTCGAGGCCTCTCCTGCGGCCGGCCTTCCCCCCTGGCGGCCCTGGGCCCGGGGCGGCTTGGCTGGGCCGTGAGCCTGCGGGGGCGAGGCTGGTCTTCGTCCCCTCCGTGTTCCTGAGGCATGAGTGATTGGAGCGAGCCACAGGATGGAGCTGGGGGTGAGGGGCACCGGGCAGGCGGGCACAACAGGAGGGGTGCCCTGCTCACGCAGCCCCTCCCCCACAGCTGGTGAAGATGCGGCTCTCCGTGCCCTGCCGGGCAGAGACCTGTGCCCACCTGCAGTGCTTCGACGCCGTCTTCTACCTGCAGATGAACGAGAAGAAGCCCACCTGGATGTGCCCCGTGTGCGACAAGCCAGCCCCCTACGACCAGCTCATCATCGACGGGTGAGCCCGGGGCCCCGGGGAGGGCGGCCGGAGCCGGACATCCGTGGAGGTCTCGGTGGCACCCCGCTTCCTGCAGACCACATGGTGCCCCAGCAAGACACAGCAGTGGGGGCACATGGTCCTGGAGCTTTGGAAACCCCGGGCTGCGAAAAGAGCCGGTTTCTTTCTCGCggaacttctcagagcctttgctATGCAGGTGACAGCCACGTAGCTTAGGTTGCAGAAGGTGGGCTCCGGTCCACCCCGCTCCCACGTGACCTCAGGCAAGTGTGACCCTGAGCTCCAGGAGTGTGGTTTGTGCCACAAAAAACTGAGCCAGGTCGTGCTTTCACACGGCGTTCACCCCAGGACGCGCAGCCTTGGGGGTGACCTCCTCACAGAAAGGCAAAGGAGGTGGCGCCTCCTGGAGCACTCTGGCTACGCCATGCCCTTCCCTTCCTAGGTGGCACAGCTGTGGCCAGGCATTCCCCAGGCCACAGGGGACAGGAGGACAAGACCTTTCTCCCTGGTGGAAGGCTCTGCCCAGGGCTTAAGTTTCCAGAAACTGAGCCCCGTTGTCTGTGGTGCCTGATGCGGCTCCTGCCCGGCGCCGACCGCGCCCACCTCGTCCCCAGAGCCGCCGGCAGGGCGCGAGGCCACAGCGGCACAAGCTGGCGCCCTCACAGGCGGGAGCAGGCCCTGCCTGTGGGGGTGGGCCGGGTCCCCAGCCCTCAGGCATGGCCTCAGCGGACTGTGCAGGTGAAGGCAGGGCTGGCCTGCCTCTGGGGTTGTAGATTTCATCCCCAGGTGGACCTCCGGTTCATGCACTTGTCCCCATCCCAGGAGACAGACCTGTGAGCGTCCTCAgtttacagacgaggaaacaggctcagaggagGCAACCAGCAGCTGGAGCTACCCCGGCTCACGGGGCCAGGCTGAGACTTGAACCCAGCCTGAGTCTGGGTCCCCTCTGTGGAGGGCTGGGTGGCCACCCCCTTGCATCCCAGCTTCGGGTAGAGAGAGGAGTCCTTTGGGCCGGGCACGTGGGCTGCCTGAATGGCTGCTCTGTTCCCAGCCTGACAGCTGTGCAGCCGGGTGCCCGCCTTCCCCCACAGGCCCGGAGTGGGGCTTGGGCTTGGGGTGGCGGCAGCTCTCACAGCTCCAGGGCCaccagggctggggcaggcagcTGTGTCCCATGCAGGCCTTGGCCTCAGCAGCCCATGGGACTCGGTGTAGccagggaggcttcctggaggaggggtcCTTGGTTCATACTTTGTTCCATGAGCCCTATCACCTCTCTGTCCCTGGCTCTGAGCTGGGTGACCCCAGGGTCCCCAAAAGAGCCCCGTCCCAGACCCTGCCTTCAGAGTCTTGTTCTTGGCCAGGGGAGCGGATAGAGGAGCAGAGCCAGACATAAACGTTCCCGTTGCTGTGTGTGtcttggggaggaggaagagaagctgTGGGGTGGGGCTTTGGAGGGTGAAAAGCAGTTTTGCAAGCAGGGAAGTGGGCAGGCAGGGCTGTGCTACGCCTGGGGCGGCCCTGGCACGGTGGGCTCCGAGCATCGCCTCAGAGAGAGCTCGGCGGGGCGGAGGGGCTGGCCTGGGTGAGAGCCTCAGAAAGGGTGGCCCAGAGTGGGACGAGGGCTCTCCTGTGTGATGAGAACGATGCCACTGCGGGTGCCTGGGAGCAGCTGTAGCCTTGACAGTAACAGGCCAGCCTGGGCCCTGCATGGACCCGTGGGGCAGGGGGCCTCTCCTCAGACGCCCCCCAGCCACTGCACCTTTCCCTTCCTGCgggtggggagactgaggcccttTGGCTAAGACGGGTTGGGGAGCAGAACCAGGGCCTGCCTCCAGTTGGCCTTGTGGCCTCAGGGAACTCGTTCCCTTCCCGAGCCTCTGTTtctgcatttgtaaaatggggctggTAGGACCTCCGAGTAAAAAGGCCGGACACAGTGGGGGTGCTCTGGAGAGGCTGTGGCTGGCATGGGCGTGGGGAGCCCGCACTCTGCTCCCATTGCTACCCTCACAGCCTCTGCAGGGGCTTTGAGCAGCCAGCACCTTCACTCCAGCCTGTTTCCTGATCTGGCGGGCACACAGTGCAATGTGAAAGCAGGTGTGCGTGCACACCCACACCCGCATGCCCACACATCCATACAGTCcacaccatcacacacacacacccacacacatccaTACAGTCCATACCATCACACACACCCGCACACATCCATACAGTCcacaccatcacacacacacccgcACACATCCATACAGTCCACaccgtctcacacacacacccgcaCACATCCATACAGTCCACaccgtctcacacacacacctgcacacatcCATACAGTCCACACcataacacacacatacagtccACAccgtcatacacacacacacacatctgtacaGTCCACACCTTCACACATCCATACAGTCCACAccgtcatacacacacacatctatacagTCCACACTGTCACACATCCGTACAGTCCACACCgtcatacaaacacacacacatctatacagTCCACACCGTCACACATCCGTACAGTCCACACCgtcatacaaacacacacacatctatacagTCCACACCGTCACACATCCATACAGTCCACactgtcatacacacacacatctatacagTCCACAccatcacatgcacacacatctatATGGTCTAcaccgtcacacacacacacatctatacagTCCACACCTGTTACATGCACACATCTATACAGTCCACACCGTCACACATCTATACAGTCCACACCGTCATACACACACACGTCTATACAGTCCACACTGTCACACATCCGTACAGTCCACACTgtcatacaaacacacacacatctatacgGTCCACACCGTCACACATCCATACAGTCCACACCgtcatacaaacacacacacatctatacagTCCACACCTGTTACATGCACACATCTATACAGTCCACACCGTCACACATCCATACAGTCCACAccgtcatacacacacacatctatacagTCCACACCGTCTCACATCTATACAGTCCACACtgtcatacacacacatctatacagTCCACACCGTCACACATCCATATAGTCCACaccatcatacacacacacatctctacAGTCCACAccatcacatgcacacacacatctatatggTCTAcaccgtcacacacacacacacatctatacagTCCACACCGTCACATATCTGTACAGTCCACACCGtcacacacacacgcccacacCCGCATGCCACACATCCATACAGTCCACATTCACGTATGCCCATATGCATCCATTCACACGTGtgtacacatgctcacacacacacattcatagactccacacatgcacacgtgcacacacacgcacatgctcGCACACATGCACAGATACACTCACGTCCACACACGCTCAAACATGCGTGCACACCCGGAGGTGCCcagaggggcagggtggggaggaccCCTGCAGCTGCCACACTCCCTGCTCTTGTGGGTAGTTGGGGGCCACTGGGTATGTGTGTCCATGCCCCGTCCCCCCGGCAGTGCCGTGCACTGCAGACCTGCCTGGGGCTCAGCACCTGCAGGGGCCTGAGGGCGGGGGAGGGAATGCGGGGTCCCTGGACCCCTGCGGTCGGGGTGGTGAGGCTGCTCTTGCAGAGAGAAGTGGGGAGTGCCTGGCTGCATCCGGGAGGGATGGAGGGCTGGGGAGTTGGGGGGGTGGGGCACCTCCAGCCCCGGCGTCAGCTGTCCGCCTCGCCCCAGGCTCCTCTCGAAGATCCTGAGCGAGTGTGAGGACGCCGACGAGATCGAGTACCTGGTGGACGGCTCGTGGTGCCCGATCCGCGCCGAAAAGGAGCGCAGCTGCAGCCCGCAGGGCGCCATCCTCGTGCTGGGTGAGTGCCTCACCCCACCAGCCGCGCAGTCCGCAGCCAGGgccgcctcagtttccccatttatcAGTGGTTGCATCCTAAGTACCTGCACCCTGTCCCTGTTGCCCGTAGGCCCCTCGGACGCCAATGGGCTCCTGCCCGCCCCCAGCGTCAACGGGAGCGGTGCCCTGGGCAGCACGGGTGGCGGCGGCCCGGTGGGCAGCATGGAGAATGGGAAGCCGGGCGCCGATGTGGTGGACCTCACGCTGGACAGCTCATCGTCCtcggaggatgaggaggaggaggaagaggaggaggaagacgaGGACGAAGAGGGGCCCCGGCCCAAGCGCCGCTGCCCCTTCCAGAAGGGCCTGGTGCCGGCCTGCTGACCCCGGCCGCACACTCGACTTTCCTGGTGCTCACCACGCAGAGGGGCACGGGCCAGCCTCGGGCGCAGAGGGAGGAgtgacctttctttttctttttattgtcgtTCGTTTTGTTTTTCCACCCTTTTGCCTGGCTCCTGGCACCTGTACCTCTGGACTCTCCTATcgggggattaaaaaaaaaagtaaaatgacaaaaaaagatacaaaaaagaaaaatgaaacaaaaaagtcaaactctTAAAAACAAGGCCGGCCACCCACACAGCCGCCTCCCCGGCTGGAGTCCGAGCCGGGAAGGGGTAGTGGGCGGGAGGGACCAGGACGCCGCCCCGCGCCCTCCCCTCCGGAtgccccgccgcccgccgccctcTGCCCACGACCATTCCAGCCAGTGCGCGGGGACCCGGGCGGCGGGCGGTGGGGCGCAGCCCCTCTCTGGCGACCACTTTGACGTTTGtctcttcctttgctttttctctgcAAATGCATCCTCGCCCAGAGACCCTCACGCGCCGAGCAGCGAGCGTTTTAGCCGAGAAGCCATGGAGTGGGTTGGGGCGGGGAGGGGCAGTAGGGTGGGGGGATGGGTGGGCAGGATGGGGGTACAGTGGGCGGCTGGGGAGGGTTTAGCCACAGATGTGTTGTATTTTTTGAAAGTGCAATAATTTGGTATTTTGAAGACCCGGCGTGTGGTCAGGAACCCCCGGGGAAGGCGGGGGCCCAGGGTGCGGCACCGTGTGGCGTGGGGGGGTCTCAGTTTTCTAGCCAGCTACCTCGGTAATTCCAATTCAGGTTAACTTCCCTACGGAACAGCACAGATGTCCACAGATGTCCacagctgccgccgccgccgccgccaccatACCCCGGTCCTTGGGGCATGGGTTGCGGTCGCTTCCCAAGGGGCAGCAGGGACCCCGGCCACCCCGGCTCTCGGTTTGGGTTGATTCCTCTCCTTTTTGCTCTTGGTTTTCCGACGGGTACGAGGCTGGCCCGGCACCCTGTCCCCCGGGAGCCTCACTCTTCCAGCAGGACCAGACCAGGGGCCTCCTTCCTGTCCCCAGGCGTTCCCGGCCCCTCGCAGGCCCCACCCATGCCCTTGGCCTCAGGGTCCAACAACTGGGGGAGCTACCAGGGCTCTGCCTTCAGGAGCCCACAGCTGGGCACCCCCCTTGCCCCGCAGGAGACCGGGGCGCAGGCGGGGCACCGGCCTCACCTGGTTCTCCAACACCGCTGCCTGCGGTCTGTTTTGCTTTTGTCCTCCCCAGCCCAGAATTTTCCTTTGTATAAACAGAACTCCTAGTCAGGAAGCAATATCATTTCAGGTCTAAAGAAAGGGACGTGCATCTGGCCGAGGGCAGTTCAGTCTCACTGCAGAGCCCGCAGCCCGCTGCGCAGCTCGGCCCCTCCCGCCCGCACGGGCAGCTGAAGGCCGCtgttttctaatatttgtattctaatttaattgtttttaaaaaatgcaaataaaaaaggtCGAGGTGAAGCCATCCAGGCGTCCGCTTTTCTGTGCCCTGTGTCTCTTAAGTGTGTACCCTGTAGTCGGGGGGCGGAGTTGGGGGAAGGACAGAAACTCAGCCTCACCCACATCTCTCTTTCTTGGTTATTGCCTCAGCTTCAGAATTCAAAAGGTGCTGCTCGTGGTCAAATGAggcagatttttatttatttacttatttttaatagagacagggagtcttgctgtgttgcccaagctggtcttgaactctgggcctcaagtgatcctcctgcctcagcctcccaaagtgctaggattacaggcatgagccaccatgcccgacctgaATGAGGCCAGTTTTACTGTGTACTGTACTGCCTGGGCCTGGTGTCCACCACGCTGGGAGAATGGGAGAAGGGACTTGGGCTGTACATGGAATTCAGGTCCCAGGATCGTCCATGTCTCTGGGTG
The DNA window shown above is from Homo sapiens chromosome 19, GRCh38.p14 Primary Assembly and carries:
- the PIAS4 gene encoding E3 SUMO-protein ligase PIAS4 isoform X2 is translated as MPRICYSDTSCPQEDQYPPNIAVKVNHSYCSVPGYYPSNKPGVEPKRPCRPINLTHLMYLSSATNRITVTWGNYGKSYSVALYLVRQLTSSELLQRLKTIGVKHPELCKALVKEKLRLDPDSEIATTGVRVSLICPLVKMRLSVPCRAETCAHLQCFDAVFYLQMNEKKPTWMCPVCDKPAPYDQLIIDGLLSKILSECEDADEIEYLVDGSWCPIRAEKERSCSPQGAILVLGPSDANGLLPAPSVNGSGALGSTGGGGPVGSMENGKPGADVVDLTLDSSSSSEDEEEEEEEEEDEDEEGPRPKRRCPFQKGLVPAC